The Thioflexithrix psekupsensis region CGGCTTAGTTCGGGCGTTGGGCGGACGCGGCTGCACCTCCCAACAATAGAAATCCAATCCGACTCTACTGCACTACATGGGTAAACTCCTTGTTATACTGTAAAACCATCATTTGAATAAAGAGTGCAGTATGCAATATGATTTTGAATGGGATTCTCAAAAAGCCAAAAGCAACTTTACCAAGCATTGTGTAAGCTTTGAACGTGCAATAACAGTTTTTCGTGATCCCAGCGCAATTTCAATACCTGATGAGGAACATAGCGAAACTGAGGAAAGATGGGTTACTCTCGGCTTGGATAGTTCTGGCAGCGTACTTTTAGTTTGCCATACATTTAAAATGGAAAGTATTGCCCTGTGTAAAATCAGAGTAATTTCAGCAAGAAAGGCTGAAAAATCAGAAATTATGCAATATAACGAGTGAAATCTATGAAAAAAGAATATGATTTTTCAAAAGGGATTAGAGGCAAATTTTATAGCCCTGATGCCCGTTTCAATCTGCCAATTTATCTTGAGCCTGAAATAGCCGAATTCATCGCATCACTAAAAAATATGGATACTAGCCAGATGGTTAATGATTTACTAAAAAAAGACAAAGAAATTATTGAGTATGCAAACCATCTGCAAAAACTATAACTTGTCGATCAAAGCCGACCCAGCCAAGTAGGGTATAAATGCTGGGTAGTCCTAGCCAAGTAGTGATATGAATAAAATTATCCCAAATCTAACGATTCGTTGTAATGG contains the following coding sequences:
- a CDS encoding BrnT family toxin; its protein translation is MQYDFEWDSQKAKSNFTKHCVSFERAITVFRDPSAISIPDEEHSETEERWVTLGLDSSGSVLLVCHTFKMESIALCKIRVISARKAEKSEIMQYNE